One genomic segment of Musa acuminata AAA Group cultivar baxijiao chromosome BXJ3-3, Cavendish_Baxijiao_AAA, whole genome shotgun sequence includes these proteins:
- the LOC135633504 gene encoding trihelix transcription factor PTL-like, translated as MDLQDLHNLIAGKPGFSAVSAVSDPAHFLGQHHSSFIAAPGPDQQYGMLVAASRGGEVDLPPPPPPPPLPPPGMESFGFYETAFGGGGGQGRWPRQETLTLLEVRSRLDSRFREAAHKGPLWDEVSRIMAEEHGYHRSGKKCREKLENLYKYYKKTKEGKAGRQDGKHYRFFRQLEALYGGSSSATAEIIQPCSKPTYASALPSNRDALQVSRFSGNVSLSSSSEFDGTSSTGEEGEQEDGSMRRAKTGRKSWKSKVEELVDEQIKRFIEVQETWMNQMLRTLEHMEQARISREEDWRRQEAERVDREYGLWASERAWMEARDAAIIQALEKISRRELRPQPQEDRSANGEHGDEADGNWAAQRWPESETASLVRIRRSMEGEFGEGGSGKVGLWGEVSAAMACLGTNRSAKGCKEKWDDINKRSRKAKESQKKQRRSGLTNKHGEGSCSEPSGCHEEGEQGSDVAGGFALADGPASPPDFDGGVNGVNEISFLFSVGEDESLWANNGGVRNTGG; from the exons ATGGACCTGCAGGACCTCCATAATCTCATCGCCGGTAAGCCCGGCTTCTCCGCCGTCTCCGCCGTATCCGACCCCGCGCATTTCCTGGGCCAACACCACAGCAGCTTCATCGCCGCGCCCGGTCCCGACCAGCAGTACGGGATGCTCGTGGCAGCCAGTCGCGGCGGCGAAGTTGATCTTCCGCCGCCACCCCCGCCTCCCCCGCTGCCGCCACCGGGAATGGAAAGCTTTGGGTTCTACGAGACGGCTTTCGGTGGTGGCGGGGGTCAAGGGCGGTGGCCGAGACAGGAAACGCTGACCCTGTTGGAGGTGAGATCCAGGCTGGACTCCAGGTTCAGGGAAGCTGCCCACAAGGGTCCGCTGTGGGATGAGGTCTCCAG GATCATGGCAGAGGAGCATGGATACCATAGGAGCGGGAAGAAATGCAGGGAGAAGCTGGAGAACTTGTACAAGTACTACAAGAAGACCAAGGAAGGGAAGGCAGGGAGGCAGGATGGGAAGCACTATAGGTTCTTCAGGCAATTGGAGGCTCTCTACGGAGGGAGCAGTAGCGCCACCGCCGAGATCATTCAACCATGCTCTAAACCTACCTATGCTTCCGCTCTACCGTCAAACCGAGATGCCTTGCAGGTTTCCAGGTTCTCTGGGAACGTTAGCTTGTCGAGTTCTAGTGAATTCGATGGGACCTCATCGACCGGAGAAGAGGGAGAACAGGAGGACGGAAGTATGAGGAGAGCAAAGACGGGAAGAAAGAGTTGGAAGTCGAAGGTGGAGGAGTTGGTCGACGAGCAGATCAAGAGGTTCATAGAGGTGCAAGAGACGTGGATGAACCAGATGCTGAGGACACTGGAGCACATGGAACAGGCGAGGATCTCCCGGGAGGAAGACTGGAGAAGGCAGGAAGCGGAGCGGGTCGACCGAGAGTACGGCCTCTGGGCCAGCGAGCGAGCGTGGATGGAGGCGCGCGACGCCGCCATTATACAGGCGTTGGAGAAGATAAGCCGCCGCGAGCTGAGACCACAACCGCAAGAGGATCGGAGCGCGAACGGGGAACATGGCGATGAAGCCGACGGCAACTGGGCGGCTCAGAGATGGCCCGAGTCTGAGACCGCCAGTCTTGTCAGGATCAGGAGAAGCATGGAGGGGGAGTTCGGAGAGGGTGGGAGCGGTAAGGTCGGCCTGTGGGGGGAGGTCTCGGCCGCCATGGCTTGCCTGGGGACCAACCGGAGTGCGAAGGGGTGCAAGGAGAAGTGGGACGACATCAACAAGCGCTCGAGGAAAGCCAAGGAGAGCCAGAAGAAGCAGAGGAGAAGTGGCTTGACGAACAAGCACGGCGAAGGTTCGTGCAGCGAGCCAAGTGGCTGCCACGAGGAGGGAGAGCAAGGATCGGACGTGGCGGGGGGTTTTGCGCTTGCTGATGGTCCTGCATCTCCTCCGGATTTCGATGGTGGAGTCAATGGAGTCAACgagatatccttcttgttctcggTGGGCGAAGACGAGAGCCTGTGGGCGAACAACGGTGGTGTGAGGAATACAGGTGGATGA